A region of Bradyrhizobium sp. SZCCHNS1050 DNA encodes the following proteins:
- a CDS encoding DUF5413 family protein gives MKRYLIFVAVGPALGGFALLLVTTYMSGYWTNTNPGEVAKLFKVFVTSLQYSYLFGFLPALMMCAIDDILFHVRRIGPTLRMLLVGGIAFLLAAFNYASHGSEYGIVQWILYGLVGFIPATVSSWLVHRFVEEPQPAVVTEPPTA, from the coding sequence ATGAAGCGATATCTCATCTTCGTTGCCGTAGGCCCGGCGCTGGGCGGCTTCGCGCTGCTCCTGGTCACGACCTACATGTCCGGTTATTGGACCAACACCAATCCGGGCGAAGTGGCCAAGCTGTTCAAGGTCTTCGTCACCTCGCTGCAATACAGCTACCTGTTCGGCTTCTTGCCGGCGCTGATGATGTGCGCGATCGACGACATCCTGTTCCACGTCAGGCGCATCGGGCCGACGTTGCGGATGCTGCTGGTGGGCGGCATCGCCTTCCTGCTCGCGGCCTTCAACTACGCCTCGCATGGCTCCGAATACGGCATCGTGCAGTGGATCCTGTACGGGCTGGTCGGCTTCATCCCGGCGACGGTGTCATCGTGGCTGGTGCACAGATTCGTTGAGGAGCCGCAGCCGGCGGTCGTTACTGAGCCGCCGACTGCGTAA